One genomic region from Candidatus Bathyarchaeia archaeon encodes:
- a CDS encoding DUF91 domain-containing protein, giving the protein MEEWLENDISIISDDLLVIGRQVKTAFEKYIDLLCIKRNGDLVIVELKRDKAPREVIAQILEYASWVDDLSYDEIVDIANNYLKDKEGITFEEAFERKFEEQLPDVLNESHEMLIVASDLDDQGERVIRYLSEYGIRINAVTFNYFKKGEQEFVARVMLIPKSAEEVRKTKRRYYLTEEELRKIAQENGVGELYSILVKGLELLFDDWGTTLSSVAFIGRQNGRMNTIFSIVPGQSSQQDGLKFQVYLKRFARYFNIPEAEAENILPQNKREWKFYKNAPLEYTGYEGFFKNKEEIEKFLNKLRELKTKVMA; this is encoded by the coding sequence TTGGAGGAATGGCTTGAGAATGACATTTCAATAATATCTGATGATTTGCTTGTTATCGGCCGGCAAGTAAAGACGGCTTTTGAGAAATACATTGATCTTTTATGTATCAAACGAAACGGTGATTTGGTCATAGTAGAGTTAAAGAGGGATAAGGCTCCGCGGGAAGTGATCGCCCAAATTCTGGAATACGCGTCATGGGTTGACGACCTATCCTATGATGAAATTGTTGACATTGCAAATAATTATCTTAAAGATAAGGAAGGAATTACTTTTGAAGAGGCTTTTGAAAGGAAATTTGAGGAACAGCTTCCAGATGTTTTAAATGAGTCCCATGAAATGCTTATAGTGGCTTCGGATTTAGACGATCAAGGGGAAAGGGTAATCCGCTATCTTTCTGAATATGGAATTCGAATCAACGCCGTGACATTCAATTACTTTAAGAAAGGCGAACAGGAGTTCGTAGCAAGAGTTATGTTAATTCCGAAAAGTGCTGAAGAAGTACGGAAAACAAAAAGGAGGTACTATCTAACAGAGGAGGAGTTAAGAAAGATAGCCCAAGAAAATGGTGTTGGTGAACTGTATTCCATCTTAGTTAAGGGTCTTGAGTTGCTGTTTGACGATTGGGGGACAACCTTAAGTTCAGTAGCTTTTATTGGACGACAAAATGGAAGAATGAACACAATATTTAGCATAGTGCCAGGTCAAAGCAGCCAGCAAGATGGATTAAAATTCCAAGTATACCTGAAGAGATTTGCAAGATACTTTAATATACCCGAGGCTGAAGCTGAAAACATACTGCCTCAAAACAAAAGAGAATGGAAATTCTACAAAAACGCCCCACTAGAGTATACAGGATATGAAGGCTTCTTCAAAAATAAAGAAGAGATCGAAAAATTCCTAAACAAATTGCGAGAATTAAAAACAAAAGTTATGGCTTAA